The proteins below come from a single Sorghum bicolor cultivar BTx623 chromosome 4, Sorghum_bicolor_NCBIv3, whole genome shotgun sequence genomic window:
- the LOC8081922 gene encoding protein trichome birefringence-like 1 has protein sequence MKGAWKQSGVAAVADHLGHLGGAGLVGRTRPVRLCLYGLALTFAGFAVFLCFAPTLPVPPPASSPAAAWFDGLIASASPYRTQVSGFLSSLFPANSSSTVPPAPGGVAPRRAGPSGGGFAASGSRGNGSIAARPREEQLGSGGGVPPSSVGAGAGEAPSGKEAPVPGAATAAVPSGGPPDDHARGGAEAKHSAASAAAEAKGEPRPGLPSGGSAQNGTLAKGGVSVRINGSDANASSVDAGDGNGMRASARNAAGSTHQLGSGTAALGNGTAVAVINQTASAVAEAMDGNGRAAAGNNQTVLIQASAGNKNQSSAASNGSHSSPANKQNESTASPQGSTSPVKDQSARGAIPIARNNSVVPVKADANAGRRMKVDWIENMASCDMFYGNWVRDDSYPLYPAGSCPHVDESFNCHLNGRPDKDYERLRWQPSGCRIPRLNPTDMLERLRGKRLVFVGDSLNRNMWESLICILRNSVKDKSKVFEVSGRSQFRAEGSYSFLFQDYNCSVEFFRSPFLVQEWEMPISNGKGTRETLRLDIIDSAFPRYKNADIVIFNTGHWWTHDKTSLGKDYYQEGDRVYSELDVHDAFRRALNTWAKWVDSNVNPKKTTVFFRGYSASHFSGGQWNSGGSCDKETEPIMNDQYLTPYPTKMSILEEVLHGMKTPVVYLNITRMTDYRKEAHPSVYRKQKLTEEERKSPELYQDCSHWCLPGVPDSWNELLYAQILLKQQHTMQQ, from the exons ATGAAGGGCGCGTGGAAGCAGAGCGGCGTGGCGGCCGTGGCCGACCACCTCGGCCACCTCGGCGGAGCAGGGCTCGTCGGGCGGACGCGTCCCGTCAGGCTCTGCCTCTACGGCCTCGCGCTCACCTTCGCCGGGTTCGCGGTCTTCCTCTGTTTCGCGCCCACCCTCCCCGTGCCGCCCCCAGCCTCGTCGCCGGCCGCGGCGTGGTTCGACGGCCTGATCGCCTCCGCGTCTCCGTACCGCACGCAGGTCTCGGGCTTCCTCTCGTCCCTGTTCCCCGCCAACTCCTCCTCCACGGTGCCTCCTGCTCCTGGTGGCGTCGCGCCGAGGCGTGCCGGGCCGAGCGGCGGCGGGTTCGCGGCGAGCGGTTCCCGAGGCAATGGCTccatcgcggctcgaccccgcGAGGAGCAGTTGGGAAGCGGAGGTGGAGTTCCGCCCAGCAGCGTAGGCGCAGGAGCAGGCGAAGCTCCCAGCGGCAAGGAAGCGCCAGTTCCTGGGGCTGCTACTGCGGCGGTGCCGAGCGGGGGGCCGCCCGATGATCATGCGCGAGGCGGTGCCGAGGCCAAACATTCCGCCGCGAGTGCCGCTGCCGAGGCGAAGGGTGAGCCTCGACCTGGACTCCCGAGTGGTGGTTCAGCCCAGAACGGCACGTTGGCGAAAGGAGGCGTGTCTGTTCGGATCAACGGCTCCGACGCCAACGCGAGTTCCGTGGATGCCGGAGATGGCAATGGGATGAGAGCGAGTGCAAGGAATGCTGCCGGCTCCACGCACCAATTGGGAAGCGGGACTGCAGCTTTAGGCAACGGCACTGCTGTTGCAGTCATTAATCAGACTGCGAGTGCAGTTGCAGAGGCCATGGACGGCAATGGAAGAGCAGCTGCAGGCAACAACCAGACCGTCCTAATTCAGGCTTCAGCAGGTAACAAGAACCAGAGTTCAGCTGCTTCAAATGGAAGTCATAGCAGTCCAGCCAATAAGCAGAATGAATCAACTGCTAGTCCTCAGGGGAGCACTAGTCCGGTGAAAGATCAATCTGCACGAGGGGCCATCCCAATAGCCAGAAACAACAGTGTTGTGCCGGTGAAAGCAGATGCTAATGCCGGTCGGCGCATGAAGGTTGATTGGATTGAGAACATGGCCAGCTGCGATATGTTCTACGGGAATTGGGTCCGAGATGACTCGTATCCTCTGTATCCTGCGGGATCATGTCCTCACGTCGATGAGTCCTTCAACTGCCACCTCAACGGCCGGCCTGACAAAGATTACGAGAGGCTCCGGTGGCAACCCAGCGGATGCAGAATCCCAAG ATTGAACCCAACTGATATGTTGGAGAGGCTGAGGGGGAAGAGGCTGGTGTTTGTCGGTGATTCGCTCAACAGGAACATGTGGGAATCCCTGATTTGTATCTTGAGGAATTCTGTCAAAGACAAGAGTAAGGTTTTTGAGGTATCCGGCAGGAGCCAATTCAGGGCTGAGGGCTCCTACTCTTTCTTGTTCCAG GACTACAATTGCAGTGTGGAGTTCTTCCGCTCCCCTTTCCTTGTTCAGGAATGGGAGATGCCAATCAGCAATGGAAAGGGTACCAGGGAAACTCTCAGGCTTGACATTATTGATTCAGCGTTTCCAAGATACAAGAACGCAGATATCGTTATCTTCAACACTGGTCACTGGTGGACGCATGACAAAACTTCTCTAGG GAAAGATTACTATCAAGAGGGCGACCGCGTGTACAGTGAGCTGGATGTCCATGATGCCTTTCGGAGAGCTCTCAACACCTGGGCCAAGTGGGTTGATTCCAATGTAAACCCCAAGAAAACCACTGTGTTTTTCAGAGGCTACTCAGCATCCCATTTCAG TGGGGGTCAATGGAATTCAGGCGGCAGTTGTGACAAGGAAACAGAGCCAATAATGAATGACCAGTACCTCACGCCATACCCAACAAAGATGAGCATTTTGGAGGAGGTGCTCCATGGGATGAAAACACCCGTTGTGTACCTGAACATAACAAGGATGACTGACTACAGGAAGGAGGCTCACCCTTCAGTCTACCGCAAGCAGAAGTTGACTGAAGAGGAAAGAAAATCGCCTGAGCTATACCAGGACTGCAGCCACTGGTGCCTTCCTGGAGTACCGGACTCCTGGAACGAGCTTCTCTACGCACAGATTTTGCTGAAACAGCAGCATACGATGCAACAATAA